A part of Variovorax sp. HW608 genomic DNA contains:
- a CDS encoding serine hydrolase → MPEARSNRVSCQRFLPAFRLLAVALCATAFLLPAAQAAKKEPVAKKTATVDGKRKTATVPTRETASSKRKAAADNNEKVVSGGRNVVASVRQKNGRTVVAVQRRSVVRVAEPAHLSFGQMAGLHATPDALDLKSSVALVIDQDTHEVLLSKNDHAVLPIASLTKLMTGLLISEAQLPSDELITITQDDVDTEKRSGSRLGVGTTLPRGELLHLALMSSENRAAHALGRTYPGGLETFVSVMNAKAKMLGMKDTRYVEPTGLSSRNQSSAQDLALLVNAASADATVRELSTSPEYQVEVGNRVLQFNTTNRLVKNPDWDIGVQKTGYITEAGQCLVMQAKIAGRKLIMVFLDSAGKLSRIGDAERVRRWVEANHMINKAAQQRVASTSAT, encoded by the coding sequence ATGCCCGAAGCCCGTTCAAATCGAGTTTCATGCCAGCGGTTCCTTCCCGCGTTTCGCCTGCTCGCCGTCGCGCTGTGCGCCACGGCGTTTTTGTTGCCTGCCGCCCAAGCCGCAAAGAAAGAACCGGTGGCCAAGAAGACGGCCACGGTGGACGGGAAGCGCAAGACCGCAACGGTGCCGACCCGTGAGACTGCGTCTTCCAAGCGGAAGGCTGCTGCGGACAACAATGAAAAGGTCGTCAGCGGTGGCCGGAACGTCGTCGCATCGGTGCGCCAGAAGAATGGCCGGACCGTCGTGGCCGTGCAGCGCCGATCGGTCGTGCGTGTGGCAGAACCCGCGCATCTTTCGTTCGGCCAGATGGCTGGTCTGCACGCGACCCCGGATGCGCTGGATCTGAAGTCCAGCGTCGCGCTGGTCATCGACCAGGACACCCACGAAGTGCTGCTGAGCAAGAACGACCATGCGGTCCTTCCCATCGCCTCGCTGACCAAGCTCATGACCGGCCTGCTCATCAGCGAAGCGCAACTGCCTTCCGACGAGCTGATCACCATTACGCAGGATGACGTCGACACCGAGAAGCGAAGCGGCTCGCGACTCGGCGTCGGGACGACCCTGCCGCGCGGCGAGCTGCTCCACCTGGCGCTGATGTCCAGCGAAAACCGCGCCGCACATGCGCTCGGCCGCACCTACCCCGGCGGTCTGGAGACCTTCGTGAGCGTCATGAATGCGAAGGCGAAGATGCTCGGCATGAAGGACACGCGCTACGTCGAGCCGACCGGCCTGTCGAGCCGCAACCAGTCGAGCGCGCAGGATCTGGCGCTGCTGGTGAATGCGGCTTCCGCGGATGCCACGGTACGTGAGCTTTCGACCTCGCCCGAGTATCAAGTGGAAGTCGGCAATCGCGTGCTGCAGTTCAACACGACCAACCGTCTCGTGAAGAACCCGGATTGGGACATCGGCGTCCAGAAGACCGGCTACATCACCGAAGCAGGCCAGTGCCTCGTGATGCAGGCGAAGATCGCCGGCCGCAAGCTGATCATGGTGTTCCTCGACTCGGCCGGGAAGCTGAGCCGCATTGGCGATGCCGAGCGCGTTCGCCGCTGGGTGGAAGCCAATCACATGATCAACAAGGCCGCGCAGCAGCGCGTGGCATCGACCAGCGCGACCTGA
- a CDS encoding 2-isopropylmalate synthase, with product MADKLIIFDTTLRDGEQSPGASMTKDEKLRIARQLERLRVDVIEAGFPASSNGDFDAVVAIAHAIKESTVCGLSRANDRDISRAAEALKGAARGRIHTFIATSPLHMEKKLRMTPDEVFEQARLSVRFARNLIADVEFSPEDGYRSDPDFLCRVLEAVINEGATTINVPDTVGYAIPELYGNFIKMLRERIPNSDKAIWSVHCHNDLGMAVANSLAGVKIGGARQVECTINGLGERAGNCSLEEVVMAVKTRKDYFGLDLGIDTRHIVAASRMVSQTTGFVVQPNKAVVGANAFAHASGIHQDGVLKARDTYEIMRAEDVGWTANKIVLGKLSGRNAFKQRLQELGVAMESEAEINAAFARFKELADRKSEIFDEDILALVSDEDHSHVGEQFGFVSLSQHSETGERPQARIVFTVNGKEVTGESDGNGPVDASLKAIEAHVKSGAEMVLYSVNAISGSTESQGEVTVRLQNAGRVVNGVGADPDIVVASAKAYLSALNKLQSQAERVAAQG from the coding sequence ATGGCCGACAAACTGATCATTTTCGACACCACGCTGCGCGACGGCGAACAGTCGCCCGGGGCTTCCATGACCAAGGACGAGAAGCTGCGCATCGCGCGCCAGCTCGAGCGCCTCCGGGTCGACGTGATCGAAGCCGGATTTCCCGCCAGTTCCAATGGCGACTTCGACGCCGTGGTGGCCATCGCCCATGCCATCAAGGAATCGACCGTGTGCGGCCTGTCGCGCGCCAACGACCGCGATATCTCGCGCGCTGCGGAGGCGCTCAAGGGCGCGGCCCGCGGCCGGATCCACACTTTCATCGCAACCTCGCCGCTGCACATGGAGAAGAAGCTGCGCATGACCCCCGATGAGGTGTTCGAGCAGGCGAGGCTGTCGGTGCGCTTTGCGCGCAACCTGATCGCCGATGTCGAATTCAGCCCCGAGGATGGCTACCGAAGCGACCCCGATTTCCTCTGCCGCGTGCTGGAGGCGGTGATCAACGAGGGCGCCACCACGATCAACGTGCCCGACACCGTCGGCTATGCGATCCCCGAGCTCTACGGCAACTTCATCAAGATGCTGCGGGAGCGGATCCCGAACAGCGACAAGGCGATCTGGTCCGTCCACTGCCACAACGACCTCGGCATGGCGGTCGCCAATTCGCTCGCCGGCGTGAAGATCGGCGGCGCCCGGCAGGTCGAGTGCACCATCAACGGCCTGGGCGAGCGCGCCGGCAATTGCTCGCTCGAAGAGGTCGTGATGGCGGTCAAGACCCGCAAGGACTATTTCGGCCTCGATCTCGGCATCGACACCCGGCACATCGTGGCGGCGAGCCGCATGGTCAGCCAGACGACCGGTTTCGTCGTCCAGCCGAACAAGGCGGTGGTGGGGGCCAATGCCTTCGCGCACGCTTCGGGCATCCACCAGGACGGCGTCCTCAAGGCCCGCGACACCTACGAGATCATGCGCGCCGAGGACGTGGGCTGGACCGCCAACAAGATCGTCCTGGGCAAGCTCAGCGGCCGCAATGCGTTCAAGCAGCGCCTCCAGGAACTGGGCGTGGCGATGGAGAGCGAAGCGGAGATCAACGCCGCGTTTGCGCGCTTCAAGGAACTCGCCGATCGAAAAAGTGAGATTTTTGACGAAGACATCCTCGCGCTGGTCAGCGACGAGGATCACTCGCACGTTGGTGAACAGTTCGGTTTTGTTTCCCTGTCGCAACATAGTGAAACAGGCGAGCGGCCTCAGGCCCGCATCGTGTTCACCGTGAACGGCAAGGAGGTCACCGGGGAGTCGGATGGCAATGGTCCGGTCGATGCTTCGCTGAAAGCGATCGAGGCCCACGTCAAGAGCGGGGCCGAGATGGTGCTCTATTCGGTCAATGCGATCAGCGGATCGACGGAAAGTCAGGGAGAAGTGACCGTGCGCCTGCAAAATGCAGGCCGGGTCGTCAATGGTGTCGGGGCGGACCCCGACATCGTGGTGGCGTCGGCCAAGGCTTATTTGAGTGCGCTCAACAAGTTACAGAGCCAAGCTGAGAGAGTGGCGGCACAAGGTTGA
- the leuA gene encoding 2-isopropylmalate synthase — protein sequence MLKQPNLKYRAFAPVGLKDRSWPDAVLTRAPIWLSTDLRDGNQALVEPMDIARKMRMFEMLVEIGFKEIEVGFPSASQIEFDFVRKLIEEDRIPDDVTIQVLTQARDHLIERTFEALQGAPRAIVHLYNAVAPVMRRVVLGMDEDQIVELATAHARMFNELAARQPHTQWTFQYSPEMFSGTDLAFSKRVVDAVTEQWAPTPEKKCIINLPSTVEHSTPNIFADMIEWMHRHLARRDSIVLSVHPHNDRGTGTAAGEFALMAGADRIEGCLFGNGERTGNLDLVNVALNLYTQGVSPELDFSNIDEIRATVEHCNQLPVHPRHPYVGDLVYTSFSGSHQDAIKKAFAARKEGDIWDMPYLPIDPKDVGRTYEAVIRVNSQSGKGGIAYLLESEYGLELPRRLQMEFSQIVQRVMDVAGKELTAADLWALFEGEYRIRDAAGPQHRVLEEQGEGPDASVILRADLPWDGEVRRIEGRGNGPIDAFIHALAQATGHSIRVIDYHQHAIGSGADAQAVAYLELRVDESKTLFGVGMDANIIAASLKAIFSGLTRARVQVAASAQSVAEPA from the coding sequence ATGTTGAAGCAACCCAACCTCAAGTACCGTGCGTTTGCGCCGGTCGGCCTCAAGGATCGCAGCTGGCCGGACGCCGTGCTGACCCGCGCCCCGATCTGGCTGTCGACCGACCTGCGCGACGGCAACCAGGCGCTGGTGGAGCCCATGGACATCGCCCGCAAGATGCGGATGTTCGAGATGCTGGTTGAGATCGGCTTCAAGGAGATCGAGGTCGGATTTCCCTCCGCCTCGCAGATCGAATTCGACTTCGTGCGCAAGCTCATCGAGGAAGACCGCATCCCCGACGACGTGACCATCCAGGTGCTCACGCAGGCCCGCGACCATCTGATCGAGCGCACCTTCGAGGCCTTGCAGGGTGCGCCGCGCGCGATCGTCCACCTGTACAACGCCGTGGCGCCGGTCATGCGCCGCGTGGTGCTCGGCATGGACGAGGACCAGATCGTCGAACTCGCGACCGCGCATGCGCGCATGTTCAACGAACTCGCCGCAAGGCAGCCTCATACGCAGTGGACGTTCCAGTATTCGCCGGAGATGTTTTCGGGCACGGACCTCGCGTTTTCCAAGCGTGTGGTCGACGCGGTGACCGAGCAGTGGGCGCCGACCCCGGAGAAGAAGTGCATCATCAACCTGCCCTCGACGGTCGAGCATTCGACCCCCAACATCTTCGCGGACATGATCGAGTGGATGCACCGCCATCTCGCGCGCCGCGACTCGATCGTCCTGTCGGTCCATCCGCACAACGATCGGGGCACCGGCACCGCGGCCGGTGAGTTCGCGCTCATGGCGGGCGCCGATCGCATCGAAGGCTGCCTCTTCGGCAACGGCGAACGCACGGGCAATCTCGACCTCGTGAACGTCGCGCTCAATCTCTATACGCAGGGCGTGTCGCCCGAGCTCGATTTCTCGAACATCGATGAAATCCGCGCCACCGTGGAGCACTGCAACCAGTTGCCGGTGCATCCGCGCCACCCCTACGTGGGCGATCTGGTCTACACCTCCTTCTCGGGTTCGCACCAGGATGCGATCAAGAAGGCGTTCGCGGCGCGCAAGGAAGGCGACATCTGGGACATGCCCTACCTGCCGATCGATCCCAAGGACGTAGGGCGCACCTACGAGGCCGTGATTCGCGTCAACAGCCAGTCGGGCAAGGGCGGCATCGCGTACCTTCTCGAGAGCGAATACGGGCTGGAACTGCCCCGGCGCCTGCAGATGGAATTCAGCCAGATCGTCCAGCGCGTGATGGACGTGGCAGGCAAGGAGCTCACGGCTGCCGATCTCTGGGCCCTTTTCGAGGGCGAGTACCGCATCCGCGATGCGGCCGGCCCGCAGCACCGCGTGCTCGAAGAGCAGGGCGAGGGGCCTGACGCCTCGGTGATCCTGCGCGCGGACTTGCCGTGGGACGGCGAAGTGCGCCGCATCGAAGGTCGTGGCAACGGCCCGATCGACGCCTTCATCCATGCGCTGGCGCAAGCTACCGGCCACTCGATCCGCGTCATCGACTACCACCAGCACGCGATCGGCTCCGGCGCCGACGCCCAGGCGGTGGCCTACCTCGAGCTGCGCGTCGACGAGTCGAAGACGCTGTTCGGCGTCGGGATGGACGCCAACATCATCGCCGCTTCGCTCAAGGCCATCTTCTCGGGATTGACGAGGGCTCGGGTGCAGGTCGCAGCCAGCGCACAATCGGTGGCTGAACCCGCGTAA
- the pssA gene encoding CDP-diacylglycerol--serine O-phosphatidyltransferase has translation MHDDTMPDELAPKKRRKGIYILPNLFTLAALFGGFYAIVMAMNARFDLAALGVFAAMILDSLDGRVARLTNTQSAFGEQMDSLSDMVSFGAAPALIAYEWSLKGLGRWGWIAAFVYCACAALRLARFNVNTGVVDKRWFQGLPSPAAAALVAGFIWLVTEWGKRGGEVLYLSWQQITWVTFGFTLYAGLSMVTNAPFYSFKDVQMKKSVPFAVIVLIALGIAVVNIHPPTVLFGVFVAYGLSGYVVYGWRKAKGQQVSVISISTDEPDERGLHK, from the coding sequence ATGCATGACGACACGATGCCGGACGAGCTGGCGCCCAAGAAGCGCCGGAAGGGCATCTACATCCTGCCGAACCTGTTCACGCTGGCGGCCTTGTTCGGGGGCTTCTACGCCATCGTGATGGCGATGAATGCGCGCTTCGATCTGGCTGCGCTGGGCGTCTTCGCCGCCATGATCCTCGACAGCCTCGACGGCCGCGTCGCGCGCCTCACCAACACGCAGAGCGCGTTCGGAGAGCAGATGGATTCGCTGTCCGACATGGTGTCCTTCGGTGCGGCCCCGGCGTTGATCGCCTACGAGTGGTCGTTGAAAGGGCTCGGTCGCTGGGGTTGGATCGCCGCTTTCGTCTACTGCGCATGCGCCGCGTTGCGACTGGCCCGGTTCAACGTCAACACGGGTGTCGTCGACAAGCGCTGGTTCCAGGGCTTGCCGTCGCCTGCCGCGGCGGCGCTGGTCGCGGGGTTCATCTGGCTGGTGACCGAATGGGGCAAGCGCGGCGGCGAGGTGCTGTATCTCTCGTGGCAGCAGATCACGTGGGTCACTTTCGGCTTCACGCTGTACGCCGGACTTTCGATGGTGACCAATGCGCCGTTCTACAGCTTCAAGGACGTGCAGATGAAAAAGAGCGTGCCCTTTGCCGTGATCGTTCTGATCGCGCTCGGGATCGCCGTCGTCAACATCCATCCGCCGACGGTCCTCTTCGGCGTGTTCGTGGCCTATGGCTTGAGCGGCTATGTCGTCTACGGGTGGCGCAAGGCGAAGGGGCAGCAGGTGAGCGTCATCAGCATCTCGACCGATGAACCCGACGAGCGCGGTCTGCACAAGTAG
- the ilvC gene encoding ketol-acid reductoisomerase: protein MKVYYDKDADLSLIKGKTVAIIGYGSQGHAHAQNLNDSGVKVIVGLRKGGASWSKVEKAGLKVAEVAEAVKAADVVMILLPDEQIANVYKNDVAPHIKEGASLVFAHGFNVHYGFVQPRADLDVWMVAPKAPGHTVRSTYTQGGGVPHLIAVHADKSGKARDLALSYATANGGGKAGIIETNFREETETDLFGEQAVLCGGTVELIKAGFETLVEAGYAPEMAYFECLHELKLIVDLIYEGGIANMNYSISNNAEYGEYVTGPRVVTEETKKVMKQVLKDIQTGEYAKSFVLENAAGAPTLISRRRLNAEHQIEVVGEKLRAMMPWIKKNKLVDQTRN, encoded by the coding sequence ATGAAGGTCTACTACGACAAGGACGCCGATCTCAGCCTGATCAAGGGCAAGACCGTGGCAATCATCGGCTACGGCAGCCAGGGCCATGCGCACGCGCAGAACCTGAACGACAGCGGCGTGAAGGTCATCGTCGGCCTGCGCAAGGGCGGCGCCTCGTGGTCGAAGGTCGAGAAGGCCGGTCTCAAGGTGGCCGAGGTCGCCGAGGCCGTCAAGGCGGCCGACGTGGTCATGATCCTCCTGCCGGACGAGCAGATCGCCAATGTCTACAAGAACGATGTCGCGCCGCATATCAAGGAAGGCGCTTCGCTCGTCTTCGCGCACGGCTTCAACGTGCACTACGGCTTCGTTCAGCCGCGCGCCGATCTCGACGTGTGGATGGTCGCGCCCAAGGCGCCCGGCCACACCGTGCGCAGCACCTACACGCAAGGTGGCGGCGTGCCGCACCTGATCGCCGTCCACGCGGACAAGAGCGGCAAGGCGCGTGACCTCGCGCTGTCGTACGCAACCGCCAACGGCGGCGGCAAGGCCGGCATCATCGAGACCAACTTCCGCGAAGAAACCGAAACCGACCTGTTCGGCGAGCAGGCCGTCCTGTGCGGCGGTACGGTCGAGCTGATCAAGGCGGGTTTCGAGACGCTGGTCGAAGCGGGCTATGCCCCCGAAATGGCCTACTTCGAGTGCCTGCACGAACTCAAGCTGATCGTCGACCTGATCTATGAAGGCGGCATCGCCAACATGAACTACTCGATCTCGAACAACGCCGAGTACGGCGAGTACGTGACGGGTCCGCGCGTCGTGACCGAGGAAACCAAGAAGGTCATGAAGCAGGTTCTCAAGGACATCCAGACCGGCGAATACGCCAAGAGCTTCGTGCTGGAAAACGCCGCCGGTGCGCCGACGCTCATCAGCCGCCGCCGCCTCAACGCCGAGCACCAGATCGAAGTGGTCGGCGAGAAGCTGCGCGCGATGATGCCGTGGATCAAGAAGAACAAGCTCGTCGACCAGACCCGCAACTGA
- the ilvN gene encoding acetolactate synthase small subunit: protein MKHIIAVLLENEPGALSRVVALFSARGYNIESLTVAPTEDPSLSRMTIVTAGSDDVIEQITKHLNRLIEVVKVVDLTEGAYTERELMMVKVRAVGKEREEMMRMAEIFRGRIIDVTDKSYTIELTGDHGKNDAFLEAIDRGAILETVRTGASGIGRGERILRV from the coding sequence ATGAAACACATCATTGCCGTGCTGCTCGAGAACGAGCCCGGTGCACTTTCCCGCGTCGTCGCGCTGTTTTCCGCCCGCGGCTACAACATCGAGTCGCTGACCGTCGCGCCCACCGAGGATCCGAGTCTTTCCCGGATGACCATCGTCACGGCGGGTTCCGACGACGTCATCGAGCAGATCACCAAGCACCTCAACCGCCTGATCGAGGTCGTCAAGGTCGTCGATCTCACCGAAGGCGCCTACACCGAGCGCGAGCTCATGATGGTGAAGGTGCGTGCCGTCGGCAAGGAGCGCGAGGAGATGATGCGGATGGCCGAGATCTTCCGCGGCCGCATCATCGACGTGACCGACAAGAGCTACACCATCGAGCTCACCGGCGATCACGGAAAGAACGACGCATTCCTCGAGGCCATCGATCGTGGCGCGATCCTCGAGACCGTCCGTACCGGCGCCAGCGGCATCGGCCGCGGCGAGCGCATCCTGCGCGTCTGA
- a CDS encoding acetolactate synthase 3 catalytic subunit, whose protein sequence is MEMSKAELASAAAVTGSQTQELMGAEVLVKALQAEGVKYVWGYPGGAVLYIYDAFYKQDTIQHVLVRHEQAAVHAADGYARATGDVGVALVTSGPGLTNAVTGIATAYMDSIPMVIISGQVPTAAIGLDAFQECDTVGITRPIVKHNFLVKDPKDLALTMKKAFHIARSGRPGPVVVDVPKDVSFKKVAYSGYPEKVEMRSYNPVRKGHGGQIRKALQLLLSAKRPYIYTGGGVLLGNATNELRTLVDMLGYPVTNTLMGLGAYPATDRKFLGMLGMHGTIEANNAMQNCDVLLAVGARFDDRVIGNPKHFAQNERKIIHIDIDPSSISKRVKVDIPIVGDVKDVLTELISMIRESTTRPDAAALASWWDTIEGWRSKDCLKYDRGNKDVIKPQHVIETLWNMTKGTDTYITSDVGQHQMWAAQYYRFDEPRRWINSGGLGTMGVGIPYAMGIKLAKPDSEVFCVTGEGSVQMCIQELSTCLQYNTPIKICSLNNRYLGMVRQWQEIEYSGRYSHSYMDALPNFVKLAEAYGHVGMLIERPQDVEPALREARKLKDRTVFMDFRTDPTENVFPMVKAGMGITEMLLGSEDL, encoded by the coding sequence ATGGAAATGTCAAAGGCGGAACTTGCTTCCGCAGCAGCCGTCACCGGCAGTCAAACGCAAGAACTCATGGGCGCCGAGGTGCTGGTCAAGGCACTTCAGGCAGAAGGCGTCAAGTACGTCTGGGGCTACCCGGGCGGCGCGGTTCTCTACATCTACGACGCTTTCTACAAGCAGGACACCATCCAGCACGTGCTGGTTCGCCACGAGCAGGCCGCCGTGCATGCGGCCGACGGCTACGCCCGTGCCACCGGCGACGTGGGCGTGGCGCTCGTGACGTCCGGACCGGGCCTCACGAATGCCGTGACCGGGATCGCGACTGCCTACATGGACAGCATCCCGATGGTCATCATCTCCGGCCAGGTGCCCACGGCGGCGATCGGCCTGGATGCCTTCCAGGAATGCGACACGGTCGGCATCACCCGGCCCATCGTCAAGCACAACTTCCTCGTCAAGGACCCGAAGGATCTGGCCCTGACGATGAAGAAGGCCTTCCATATCGCGCGCAGCGGCCGCCCCGGCCCCGTGGTTGTGGACGTGCCGAAGGATGTTTCCTTCAAGAAGGTCGCCTACAGCGGCTATCCCGAGAAGGTGGAGATGCGCTCGTACAACCCGGTGCGCAAGGGCCACGGCGGACAGATCCGCAAGGCGCTGCAGCTGCTGCTGAGCGCCAAGCGCCCCTACATCTATACCGGCGGCGGCGTGCTGCTCGGCAATGCGACGAACGAGCTGCGCACGCTGGTCGATATGCTGGGCTATCCGGTCACGAACACGCTGATGGGCCTGGGCGCCTATCCGGCGACCGACCGCAAGTTCCTCGGCATGCTCGGCATGCACGGCACCATCGAGGCCAACAACGCGATGCAGAACTGCGACGTGCTGCTGGCCGTCGGCGCGCGCTTCGATGACCGCGTGATCGGCAACCCCAAGCACTTCGCGCAGAACGAACGCAAGATCATCCACATCGACATCGACCCGTCGAGCATCTCGAAGCGGGTGAAGGTCGACATCCCGATCGTCGGCGACGTCAAGGACGTGCTCACGGAGCTGATCTCGATGATCCGGGAAAGCACCACGCGCCCCGACGCCGCCGCGCTCGCGAGCTGGTGGGACACCATCGAAGGCTGGCGCAGCAAGGATTGCCTGAAGTACGACCGCGGCAACAAGGACGTGATCAAGCCGCAGCACGTGATCGAGACCCTCTGGAACATGACCAAGGGCACCGACACGTACATCACGTCGGACGTCGGCCAGCACCAGATGTGGGCGGCGCAGTACTACCGTTTCGATGAACCGCGCCGCTGGATCAACTCGGGCGGGCTGGGCACGATGGGGGTCGGCATTCCATACGCGATGGGCATCAAGCTCGCCAAGCCGGATTCGGAAGTCTTCTGCGTCACCGGCGAAGGCTCGGTGCAGATGTGCATCCAGGAGCTGTCGACCTGCCTGCAGTACAACACGCCGATCAAGATCTGCTCGCTGAACAACCGCTACCTCGGCATGGTGCGGCAATGGCAGGAGATCGAGTATTCCGGCCGCTACAGCCACAGCTACATGGACGCGCTGCCCAACTTCGTCAAGCTCGCCGAAGCCTATGGCCATGTCGGCATGCTGATCGAGCGCCCGCAGGATGTGGAGCCGGCGCTGCGCGAAGCGCGCAAGCTCAAGGACCGCACGGTGTTCATGGACTTCCGCACCGACCCCACCGAGAACGTGTTCCCGATGGTCAAGGCGGGCATGGGCATCACCGAGATGCTGCTCGGCTCCGAAGACCTGTAA
- a CDS encoding RNA polymerase sigma factor, whose amino-acid sequence MATEKELSDFLKSVERRAFKRSVYHVRDEEAALDIVQDSMMKLAEHYGDKPANELPLLFQRILSNCTLDWFRRQKTRKALFSNLSDFENLDDDGDFDLLEHIHLSAEGQESESAEDTTRRAQIFREIEEQIAALPGRQREAFLMRYWEEMDVAETAAAMGCSEGSVKTHCSRAVHALSKALKAKGISL is encoded by the coding sequence TTGGCCACTGAGAAAGAACTATCCGATTTCCTGAAGAGCGTCGAACGACGCGCCTTCAAGCGGTCCGTCTACCACGTCCGGGACGAAGAAGCGGCGCTGGACATCGTGCAGGACAGCATGATGAAGCTGGCCGAGCACTACGGCGACAAGCCGGCCAACGAGCTGCCGCTGCTGTTCCAGCGCATCCTGTCGAACTGCACCCTCGACTGGTTCCGGCGCCAGAAGACCCGCAAGGCGCTCTTCTCCAACCTGAGCGATTTCGAGAATCTGGACGACGACGGTGATTTCGACCTTCTCGAGCACATCCACCTTTCGGCGGAAGGCCAGGAATCCGAGAGCGCCGAAGACACGACGAGGCGGGCGCAGATTTTTCGCGAAATCGAGGAACAAATTGCCGCCCTGCCGGGTCGTCAACGCGAGGCCTTCTTGATGCGTTACTGGGAGGAAATGGATGTCGCAGAGACGGCGGCCGCCATGGGATGTTCCGAAGGGAGCGTCAAGACCCACTGCTCGCGCGCCGTCCACGCCTTGAGCAAGGCGCTCAAAGCCAAGGGAATTTCGCTATGA
- a CDS encoding DUF3619 family protein — translation MNTTQSASSAALEERFGRLLAARLTAGNVELPHEVSERLRAARVQAVARRKVAQQLRPTPVVLSRGRAATLGASWWTRIGSVIPLVALAAGLVAISVMQEDNRTNELAAIDSALLTDDLPPAAYTDPGFAQFLKTSDDSSER, via the coding sequence ATGAACACAACGCAATCTGCCTCTTCCGCCGCCCTCGAGGAGCGGTTTGGTCGCCTGCTGGCCGCGCGGCTGACGGCCGGCAACGTCGAGTTGCCGCACGAGGTCAGCGAGCGCTTGCGAGCTGCGCGAGTGCAGGCGGTCGCTCGTCGCAAGGTCGCCCAGCAGCTTCGCCCGACGCCCGTGGTGCTGTCGCGTGGCAGAGCAGCGACCCTGGGCGCGAGCTGGTGGACGCGGATCGGCTCGGTGATCCCCCTGGTCGCGCTGGCCGCGGGACTGGTCGCGATCAGCGTGATGCAGGAAGACAACCGCACCAACGAGCTTGCCGCGATCGACTCGGCCCTGCTGACCGACGACCTCCCGCCTGCGGCCTACACCGATCCGGGATTCGCGCAGTTCCTGAAGACATCGGACGACTCGTCCGAACGCTGA
- a CDS encoding DUF3106 domain-containing protein, with the protein MSAGLAVGAAGLAASSVQAQSVKSSASPQTTPAKPAAASRPLWHELTARQQKALQPLAPYWDDLAESHKRKWLALSRDYAKMTPEEQEVLHSRMTEWSGLTNQQRAQARANFATVKQVPVDERKAKWEAYQALSEEEKSKLAERAKSAKAPGAASTIRPVPEQKLVPIPAAGQDGQRTPRIQLAPPPAPAPVAAARPAPAPAPAPAPAPAPSLPPVSAEAQFPPPNATDVAPRASEPQPASAP; encoded by the coding sequence TTGAGCGCCGGCCTCGCCGTCGGGGCCGCTGGTCTCGCCGCGTCGTCGGTGCAGGCCCAGTCGGTGAAGAGTTCGGCGTCGCCGCAAACCACCCCTGCCAAGCCGGCGGCCGCCTCCAGGCCGCTGTGGCACGAGCTCACGGCGCGGCAGCAGAAGGCCCTGCAACCGCTCGCCCCCTACTGGGACGATTTGGCGGAATCCCACAAGCGCAAGTGGCTGGCGCTTTCCCGCGACTACGCCAAGATGACGCCGGAGGAGCAGGAGGTGCTCCACAGCCGCATGACCGAATGGTCGGGCCTGACCAACCAGCAACGCGCCCAGGCGCGTGCCAACTTCGCCACCGTCAAGCAAGTCCCCGTCGACGAGCGGAAGGCCAAGTGGGAGGCCTACCAGGCGCTCAGCGAGGAGGAAAAGAGCAAGCTCGCGGAACGCGCCAAGAGCGCGAAGGCGCCCGGCGCTGCATCGACTATCCGCCCCGTTCCCGAACAAAAGCTGGTGCCCATTCCCGCCGCCGGGCAGGACGGCCAGCGCACACCGAGGATCCAGCTCGCGCCGCCGCCGGCCCCGGCCCCCGTCGCGGCCGCGCGTCCGGCGCCGGCTCCTGCGCCTGCGCCTGCTCCAGCCCCCGCGCCGAGCCTTCCGCCGGTCAGCGCGGAAGCACAGTTCCCGCCGCCCAACGCGACGGACGTCGCGCCGAGGGCTTCGGAACCACAACCGGCTTCGGCGCCCTGA